DNA from Sulfurimonas gotlandica GD1:
GGTCGATTCTTGTACTTCCTTGAGCGTAAGAGAGTCCACCTAAGATAGTCGTGTCATCTATGTCAAAAGATGTTTTAATGTAACCGACAAAGAGTGCTGGAGCGTCTGCTTGAGTGGTATATGTACCTATCTTGTCTTTTCCAAACATTTGAGTATTTTCGCCTTGAAGGATCTCTGCACCTATCATAAGATACGTGTCAGTTGGAGCAACCCACTGTAACTGAAGACCAGTCTCGTTGATACCGTGCATCCCTAAAAATGCTTCATAAACTAAAGGCATATCGGCAAAGTCCCAAGCATGGTGATGTTGTTCATTTAAGTAACCGAAATTTGAGCTAAATTTACCGCCTTTAACTCTAGCACCATGTCCCAGAGCTGTAGTAGTAAAGTAAAGTTCTTCTATCTCAACGCTATCTTCACTAAAGTGAAAAACACCATCCATAGTAAAGAAAGGATCAACTGAGCTAGAGAGTACAAGCTCTGCATAGTTTAGGTTAAAACCGTTCTTTGCATTGTTTGGAGTGTGAGTTTTCCCATTGTGTGTATGACTTCCTAAAAGACCGTGAGCAACTCCAGGAACTTCTAAGTGAGCTACTTTATCATCAGCAATGTTTCTATTTACATAAGATGCATCCATAACTAAAGAGATATCAGGCATGAATTTTGACTGGGCAAAAGTTCTATTTTCTGGCTGAAGCACATCTGCTCCACCAAAGGCTATAGTCGCACAAAATGTGCTTGTTAGTAATATTTTTTTCATAATTATCCTAAATAATATTTTTATATTTGT
Protein-coding regions in this window:
- a CDS encoding TonB-dependent receptor, whose amino-acid sequence is MKKILLTSTFCATIAFGGADVLQPENRTFAQSKFMPDISLVMDASYVNRNIADDKVAHLEVPGVAHGLLGSHTHNGKTHTPNNAKNGFNLNYAELVLSSSVDPFFTMDGVFHFSEDSVEIEELYFTTTALGHGARVKGGKFSSNFGYLNEQHHHAWDFADMPLVYEAFLGMHGINETGLQLQWVAPTDTYLMIGAEILQGENTQMFGKDKIGTYTTQADAPALFVGYIKTSFDIDDTTILGGLSYAQGSTRIDHSGDEAPHVVSGDSKLYGADLVIKHYFDSYSFLKFQSELLSREIDGTQYNLNPANTTVVLTSPAINKKQTGAYAQLVYALNKSWQMGLRYDTIFINDITSNGVTVDKGNNFDKYSAMVEYHTSEFARFRLQYNHNNSLYDEDGNRQDISTVILQANISIGAHGAHSF